Genomic segment of Saprospira sp. CCB-QB6:
AAGACGAGATTGGCCTCTGTGCCATAATCATTTTTATAGGCCAAAAGGAAGTTGGCCGAATAAGGCGACTGGCCAAACATGGGGCGGCTATCCTTAGCATCGGCTACAGTAGCGCGAATTTCCGCTAACTCTAAAGGATCAATTTTGGTCTCTGAATAGATATAGGCAAAATTAGCTGCCAAGCTAAAGCTCTTGAGTGGAGCGGCAATAAAGCCTAAGTTTTTGCGCAGCTCTAGCTCCAAACCTAAAATTTGGGCCTCTTCTACATTACGAAAAGTAATCTCTGAGTTGGGTGCCGTGGGATTAAACGTGCGTTCGATAGGATTATAAAACTGCTTGAAAAAAGCAGTAACCGAAATCAATTCTGCAAAGCTGGGATAAAATTCATAGCGCAGATCAATATTATCGGCTAGGCTGCGCTGCAAATTGGGATTACCCGCCAAGAGATAGCCCCCATCTACATCAAAGTTGGTATAAGGCGCCAACTCTCTAAAACTAGGGCGGGCCAAGGTTCTAGAATAGGCGAAGCGCAACTTCATTTTATCATTCAACTCATAATTGAGGCTAAGGGCTGGCAAGAGGTCCAAATTTTCGAGCAAAGGAGAAGATTGGTCCAAATGCAAAGAATCAATAGCTTGTAGACTAGGATCTAGTGAAAGCATACTCAAGCGCGTTTGCTCCATTCTTAGGCCCGTAACCAAGCGCAACTTTTTAGTTAGGGGCAGTTCGGTCATGAGGTAGAGGCCCAAAACATCTTGTTGGGCATCATAGCTATTTTGGAGGTCAATATCAGAATCGGCATACAGACCTTGGCCATTATTGGCCCATTGGTTTTCGCCTGCATCATATTGGACCAATTGTTCTTCTGCAAAATAATCACTCAAATTGCCATTGAAGGGTACAATCCCCGATTGCTGAAAGACAATGCGGTTTTCTCTAAAGACTCTGGCCTTTCTATTATAGCTAGCTCCTGCCATCAGCTTAGCCGAAAGGCCATTCCATTGTTTGTAGGGCAAGCTAAAATCAACTCGGTTGGACCAAGTACTTTCATTCATTTCTCGATAGAAGCGGCTAGGGCTATTATCACTACTTAACTTTAAAAAATAGCGATCTTGATCAGGGCGATAGCGATAAGTAAAATAGCGCAGGTCGGGCTCATCTTGAGCAGAAAGTGAATAAGCGCTTTGCCATTTGATCTCTAGGTTTTTCCATTTAGGGATGAAATGTTTTCCGCCTAATTGGTAACTCCCTAAACTGCGCTCTAAAAACCGCCATGACTGGCTAATAAAGACATCATCGGGATCATCTCTAAATTTGGTTCCTTTTGCATAGCGGGCGGTAGAGGTTGCACTTTGGTTGCGCAAAACAGTTAGGCGAAGCTGATTATTTTTATTCAATTTATAGCTAGCGCCTAGCATGGCTCCCCAAAGCGTTTCATCTCGGCCCAGCTGCTCCTCCAATTGAAGCTGAGAAGTGAGGCGATTAGTCGTTTGGCTATTGCCGCCCAATTCATAAATTCCATAATTTCCGTTGGTATAGCCGCTAGCCTGCTGGCTATAACTGAGTGAGGCAATAAAGCCCAGTGGTTTCCCAAAAAGCTTAGTTTGATTGCCAATAGAAAAAGACGCCCGGCTATTGAGGAAGCGGCTACGGCCCGACTGTTCCCAGTTATTGGCAAAGCTGCGGCTAGCTGCAGCAATCGTCTGTGCATCTGCTGCATTAAAGTTGGCGGAGCTATTGGGTTCAAATTCGGGTAATTGGCCCTCTTCAATATTGGGGATAGTAGCTGGTAATTGGCGAAGACCATCATCAAATCCGAGTAGGTCTGTGCTACTGCCCGCATAGCTATTCAAATTGGGATTGAAGCTAGAGACCGTATTATAAGAAGTAGACCAACTCGCATTGATACTAAAGAGCTCTGGAAAATCCTTGGTCTCAATATCAATATAGCCCCCAGTAAAATCTCCATAAAGATTAGGGCTAAAAGATTTATAGACGAGGATATTATCAATGAGGCTAGCGGGAAAAAGGTCCATTTGGACCGAGTTTCGGTTAGGGTCTAGGCTGGGGATTTCGGCCCCATTTAGTGTAGTTTTGCTATAGCGATCGCTTAGTCCACGCACATATACATATTTGCCTCCTTCAACGGTAACCCCTGTAATTCGGCGCATAGCGGCGGCGGCATCATTATCTCCTGTTTTTTTGATTTCTGCGGCTGAAACCCCATCTAAAACTTGAGACGATTGTCTTTTGATGGTCAGCAAAGCATTAGCTGTATTGCGAATTTGTTTGGCTTCAACAACCACTTCATCTTGGGCCAAGGCCTCCTCTTGAAGAGAAAAATCGATTTGAAAATTTTGCCCTACCTCAAGACTAATACCTTCTACGGTTTGAGTCGTAAAGCCCAAATAAGAGCATTGCAACTTATAGCTCCCTGCTTGCAGGTTTGGAATGCGGTATTGTCCTTCAAAATCGGTAATTACGCCAACATTGAGATCGGGTAGGAAAACAGTGGCCCCAATTACGGGATAACCAGAACTAGCTTCTATAACCTTGCCTGTAATACTGGCCAGATTGCTATTTTCTTGAGCTTGGGTAAGACCCAGGCTAATAAAAAGCAGGGAAATGATAAGTAAAAATTGTTTCATAATCAATGCTATTGAAGAAAACGGAAAGGATATCTTACGGTGGGCAGGGCGCGAAGCGCAGAGCTTTCATTTGGCCTAGCGATGTGAAAGGGGGCGGCGCAGCCGCAGACCAAGGCCGTTAGGCCGCAGGGCCGAGCGAATAGCGAGCCCTGAAACGTAGCGCCTGCCGCAGGCAGGAGGCCCCAAAAAATCATAAAAAAAGCCCAGCGCCTAAAAGACGCTGAGCCTATGAAAAAACTGACTTAGTTGGATGTGCGGAAGATGTTGCTCGCATTGATGTTGTGGAAGAAACAGCCCTCAATTTTGAGGTTACCATCTTGCCATTGTTTGTAGCTATCTTGTTCTTGACCGATCAGGTCTTCGATATCAATGCCGCGATCAAAACCGCTGAAAATCGAGTTGTAATATTGTCCGCCGGCATTGTCACGGAAAGTGACGGCGCGGCTATTGGGATTGCCCACAAAAGTGGCGTTGGCAAAAATGGGCGTAGCGTAGGGCGTGGCCGTTTCGGGATTGGTTCCGCCATCATGTTCCCCTCCGCGGTCGGCATCATCATTGGGATTTTCATTTTGGTGTACGATCACAAACTGGTTGCGGCCGCGGTAGCCTTCGTCATAATCTAGGGCATCATCGGCGCAGTAAGCAGAGATCAGGTATTTGGCATCTACTGTTCCGCCAAACCATTCGATTCCATCATCCTTATTGCCGATAATTTCGACATATTCGATAGTCGTTCCGTTGCCTACTCCGCCAAGCGTAAGGCCGTTGATTTCGTTATCGGCGCCAATATTTGAGCCGCCATGACGAATAGAAACATAGCGAATTACGCCAGAATTATCATTGTCTAGGGTTCCGCCATAAAGGCCACGGCTTTCCGAGCTGGGAATCCCTTCAATTTGAGTTTCGCCAGGAGTAGAATTGAGGCTAGCTTTCCCTAAAACGATCAGGCCACCCCAGCGGGCGCGTTCGGTAGCGGCAGTTCCGCCTTGGTCGCCTTCAAAAGTGAAAATAATTGGTTCGGCGGCGGTACCTTCGGCTATCAATTTACCTCCACGGGCCACAATAAGGGCCGAAGCATCGGCGCCAGAACCTGCTTTACCTTGGATAATTGTCCCTTTTTCGATGAAGAGTGTTTGGCCATCGCCAACAAAGACAAAACCGTCCAGTACATAGGTGGTATCATTGCTCCAGTAAACCGAATCTGCTGCATTTTGCAAAAGGCTGTCGCTAATAGTTTGAAGAGGGCGACTGCTGGGCAAAGCGGCAGAAGTTGTGTTGCCCGCTACAATTCGGCTATAAAACGACCAGCCATCGTACCAAGCTGTGCCGTTGGGGTCCACGGCCCCTTTAAAGTTCGTAGATACAAACCAGCTATTATTCAATACGGCCTGCGTACCAAAATTGACGCTGCTTGCGGGCAAAATCGAGTTGCTCTGGAAGATGTTCGCGCTAGTATCGACTAGGTTATTGGCGGTTCCAAAATAGCTAGACACAAAAGCATCATCTTGCAAAGAAGCGTTAATCGTTTGCTCCTCTTCGCCATTCAAAGTTTCTTCAATACTGCGGTAAGCCAACTTAATAAACTCGATACTACCGTTGCTCGCCCCTTCTAGGTAATAGCTGCCGTCAGCTTCCGAGCTAGTGCTGGCGATTTCGGCCCCATCCAGATCGTAAACCGTCACGGTCACGCCCGCTAGCGCATCGCCCTGGCTATCGGTTAGGGTACCAGAGATGCCCGAATTGGCCTCATCTTTTTTACAGGCCGTAAAAAGCAGGCTGCTCAGCAGCAGCAAGAAAGAGAGAATGCGAAGATGTTTCATGAAGTAAAATTTGGAGTTGAGAAAAGTCAATCTAATGCTTGGGGGGACCATTTGCCTGCAAAGGAAGTCTTTTCTCTTTAACTAGTCGTTAATTGCCTATTATCTTTAATTGGGTAAAATTGCCAAAACAATATTCTGCTTAACAACTAATTAAGCTTCACTTCATTTGAAATAAACCTAATTCTCATTTAAAGTTAATCTAGTTTATGTAACCTTTTTTGGGGCCTGCCGCCTTTGGCGGCCGGGCCCTTTCAGGGCTCGCTATTCGCTCGGCCCTTCGGCGGCTTTGCCGCCTTGGTCTGGCCGTTGGCCACCCTTACAGGCCCCTAGGCCATTCTGGGCTTCGCCCAGAATTCTAGACGCAGTAGCTGGACAAAAAAAGGAGCCCCGCAATTGCGGGGCTCCTTGGGGAGAATTCTATAAACTAACCACATTTATCTCAAGGCTCTAAAATAGCCTTCTACTCGCTTTTTATAGTAAGGTTTCAGATTAGGCGAAACCGTACGGAAGAGTTCAACCTGTCCTTCTCTTTGTTTGAGATATTCCTCCATAGCGGGAGGCATATTTTTGGGCAAGTTTTCATCTGGGCGTTCGGCTCGTCTTTGGTCATCGTATTCTCTTTCTCTTTGGGCCTTTTCATGTTCGAGCATACGGGTCAAAATATCTTGTTGACGTTTGTTGATATCGGCGGGGAGGCGCTTATTCACTAAGTCGGTTTCCACCTTATCCATTTGGTCAATAATATCTTGAAGTTCTTTGCCTCCGCCTTTGCCTTTTTCTTGGAGTTCGCGTTTCATTTTCTCCATAGCTTTACGGATAGCGGCTTGTTTGGCGGCCATTTCGGCAAATTGTTTACTAGAGGGCGATTGGCCATTTTTCATCATTTGCTCTAGTCTTTGCAATTGTTCTTGTAGGCTCTTTTGCATTTCCTTCATACCGCCCATATTGGGTTCGCTACCTTTTTCGCCTTTGCCTTTGCCATCGCTACCAGGTTTGCCTTGGCCACCTGGTTTCTCGCACATCTGCTCGCCAGCCATTTCGCTAGCCATTTGCTGTTGCATTTGGTCCATAGATTCGCTGAGCATAAGGGCCAGATCATTGATATAAGTCATGCTATATTGTTGTTGGACCATAGCGGGGCGTTTTTGGCGTTCCTCCAACAAGTCGATACTTTTATTCAAGGTCTTTTTGGTGTCATTGACCTTTTCGGTAATAAAGCTTTCGAGTTGATAAACTCTTTTGGCTAGAGCCTGCAAACTATCCTCCACCTGCTTAAAATCATCTTTGATTTTGTATTGCTTTTGGACCAGTTTGACATATTTGGGGGTATTGGGCAAAGTATTTTGTACCTCATCGATCAGGGCTTCTTGATCAAAAGAGAGGTCCACCAAATTTTCGAGCAATTGGCGCATAGCTTTTACATCTTGCTCCATCTGCTGCATTTGGTTCATGCCCATCATATCCTCCATTTCCTTGGCCATTTGCTTCATCTTTTTAGAAGCATTTTTTTGTGATTTAGCGGCCTGTTTATTTTGCTTTTGCTTGAGCTGCTTAGAAGAGTTCTCCAAGTTTTCTTGGGTTTCTTTCTTCTGTTCCTTGAGGTCCTCATTCTCCATTTCCATTGGCTGATCGAGTTCTTCGTTTTTCTCTTTCGCCTTGTCCATTTTGTCTTGAATCTCTTCGAACTTCTTATTGATCTCCTCTTGTTTTTGCTCTAGTTCTTTTTGCTCTTCAGCAGATTGTTGCTCGCCTTCTTTTTGCTCCGTTTCTTCGGCCAGTTCTTCTTGTTCTTCGGCCAATTGTTCGAGTTCTTCTTTGGCGTCCATCATTTCTTTTTCCACCTCCATTTTCTTGAAGAGGCTGAGCATGCGGTCCAATTCGTCTTTCACTTCTTCCTCGTTCATCTCCATATTTTCGAGTTGTTCGAGGACCTCATTTTTATCCATTTTGTCCAGCATCTCCTCCATCTTTTCAAAGAGTTCTTTCATCTCATCTGACATGACTTCTTCAAAAAGCTTTTCGATCATTTCCTGTTTTTTGAGCAACTCTTCATCTGGTTTTTGATATTGTTCTTGCTGCTCTTTATTCTCTTGGAAATTCTGCTGGGCGTTTTGGATTTTCTCCTGTGTTTCTTTCTGTTGTTGGATGAGCTTTTCGATTTCTCGGCGGTCTTGCCAGTTTAGCTCATTTTTCTGCAATACATTTTCCTTGGCCTCTTTGATTGCTCGTTTGAGTTTCTCCATTTCGGCCATGGCTTCTTCTAGGTCCGACTTAATCGCTTGGTCATTTTTCTCCTCTTGGGCCTTCATTTCTTCTACGGTAGCCATTTGGTAAACCATCATGCTCGTTTTAGAAGATTTGCTTCCCTGTACCCCATCATTGTCCCAAACCTGAAAGTAATAGCTGAGTTTATCGCCAGGTTCTAGTCCCAAATTGCGCAAGTTGAGGGCATAGCGATAAGTCGTTTGTTTATCACTGAGAATCGGCAGCGGATCTCTTTCTTGGCGTAAAATTTTGCCATCTCGTTCAATCGTATAATGAAACCCTAAGCTATTTAGGCCATAATCATCAGAGGCTGAGCCTGCGAAGTAAATTACTTTACTATCTGTGCTATCGGCAAACTTCTCCAATTCAATTTGGGGATAGAGATCGGGAATAACGGTAATGCTATAATTCAAGGAGTCTCCCATAGGCAATTTAGCATTAGAGAGATAGATTTTATAGCTACCATCAGCTTGTAATTGGCGCTTGAAGCTAAAATCTTGGCGGCCAGAGCGCTCTGCTTCTTGGCGTTCTTCTCCTGCAAAGCGAAGGGCTAGTTCATCGGTAAAATTGGCAGAGAACAACCATTCTACTTTGGTGCCTGCGGGAACCACTAGATCGCCTACATTATCTAGGGTTTCATCTTTGCGGCCCGTATAAGCTGGAAAATCTAGGGCGGTTTGGAAATTCAGCAAATTGGGTTTTTCCAAAACGTTCATGCTATAGCTCTTAGAGCTAAAGCCATTGGCTTGAAAGCGGAAATTCAGATCTTCCTGCACCTTAGGGAAGACATAGCGAAATTGGGTAGGGCTCAGTTTCTCCATCTTAAACTGATAATTGTCTACCTCAATAAATACCTCTGCGGGTAAAGCTCCTTTTTCTTCAATATCTACCAACAACTCAAAATCTTCATATTGCACTAGTTTTTGGTCCAAATTGCGAGGCGAAAAGCCAAAGAGCGCTTGGCGCTCAAACTCTTCATTATTAGAAAGGATACGGCCCGTACTATTTTGCACAATATTGGAAAAGACCAATAGTCCAAAAAAGATGAACAAAGGCGGCAATACAAAACGCAAATACTTGCGGTTTTTGCGCAAATCAATGGCCTTTTGGAAAGGCACCGGGGCCAGCTCCACTGTTTTTTGGTTGATAGCAGCTAGCAACAAAGCGCTATTTTCTGCTTGGGCCTGTTGATTGAGCTGCAAAACATTGAGCAACTTATCTTGTACATTAGTAAAATGTTGGCCTACAATCTGGGCCGCCTTTTCGTGTGAAATGACCTTACCCAAACGGAAATATTGCAGTAAGGGCCAAAGTACCCAATAACTAAGGCCTAGTCCAGCCAAAGCCACAAAGCTATAAAACAAGCTTTTGCGGAAAGCCATAGAAGAGACCGAAGAGGTGAAAACATAATGCTCTAGAAGCACAAAGGTCACCCAAATTACAGAAATCAGGGCCAAGCTATGCAAGCTGCCCCGAATCAAGTTATTGAGGTAGTATTTTCGAATAAACGCATCAAGTTTATGGAGTAGCGTCTGATATTGGTTCATAATGAGTGCTTTTTTCTAAATTGGAGTTCCCTATATAATAATACGATTTTTATTAAGAAAGGCCCTCCCTTTTAGAAAACTTTAAAGCGCTAAACTTTAGTAAAACAGGCTATTTTGGCCCAATTCGACGACCGAAGGGAGGAGCGGCCTAGCGATGTGCAGCAGTGGCCCGTAGGGCCAGACCAAGCGGGCGCAGCCCGCGCAGGGCCGAGCGAATAGCGAGCTGCGAAACGTAGCGCCGCAAGGCGTAGCCGTAGCGGAGGCCCCAAAACCGCCTACTTATTCCTTTCTTTAGGCTTGGCGTTCAAGCTGAAAAAGCTTAGTAGGCTAGCGATTAGTGTGGGTAAAAAAATGTTAATTAGCCAAAGGGTAAAACTGGCCCAAAGGATATGATCGGCGGCGATAGGGGCCAAAAAATGGAGCGAAAGCGAGGCCCGAGCCAGTAGGGCCAGGGAGGCGGGAATCGGCAGGGCCGTTTGGGCCAAAAAGACCAATTGCACGCCCGTAAAGCTCAGTAAAAAAGGAGCTCGAGCGCCAAAAGCGTAGAGCAAGGCCACATTTTGGAGAATATAGCAGCTATAGCGGAGCAAGGAAAGGCCCAAAACGGCGGTCAAATTGCGTTTGGGCAAATTGAGTTTTAAGAAGGTATATTTTTGCAAAAAGGTCCAGCGCGACCAAAATTGCGGACCAAAAAAATACAGGCCCAACAAGAGCAACAAAAGCGGAGGCAAAACCCCATACAGCCAATATTTTTGGGCCAATAACCAGCTGGGAATCGGCAATTGGGTACTTTCTCGATAGACCAAAGCCAGTAATCCAGCCGCCACCAAAACAATCCATTGGGCCAGGCTACCAAAGGCGCTAGACGACAGACTTTGGGCTCGAAGTTCCTTGGGTAAATAGAGTAAACGGCCCGCATGTTCGCCTATTCGGTTGGGGGTAAATACGCCCAAGGCCAAGCCCATAAAAACGGCTTTCAGGGCTCGGTAAAAAGCCATAGGTGCGCCCAGCAAAACTCGCCATTTTTGGGCCTCCAAAGCCCAATTGAGGGGAAGGAGCAAAAGGGCCAAAGAAAAATAGGCCAAAGAAAACTCCGCCTGAAAGCGTTGCCAAGAGAGGGGCGGCAGCTCCGCTGCCGCCCGCTGCCACTGCTGCTTGAGCAGGTAGGCAAGAGCGACAAACAAAAGGAGCTGCAACAAAAAACGCAGTCCCTTATTGGCCCAAAGCGTTTGGAGCAGGAAACGAAAGCGGTTGCCCATTAGCCCTTGCGTTTGGGGTTATTATTGAGGAAATCGCCCCAGCCCTTATAGCGTTTGCCGCCTTTGCTAGCCGAACTACCTTGCAAATAATGACAATAGGCCACACCTACGGCATCCGTGGCATCTAAGAAATCGTGATGAAAATCGCCTTTAATCAGATGGGGCAACATGGCCGCTACTTGCTCTTTGCTAGCGGCGCCCTTGCCCGTTACGGCCTTTTTGATGCTTCGGGGACTATATTCTGTTACGCTTAGGCCATGATTGCCCATCACGGCCATGACCGCCCCCTGCGCCCGCCCTAATTTGAGCATCGACTGGGCATTTTTGCCATAAAAAGGATCTTCTAAGGCGCCTGTAGAAGGTTCATAATATTGAATCAGGCGATCTAGCTCGCTATAAATGAAACTCATCTTTTCGGCCTGGCTGTCCATCTTGCGCATATCCAAAACGCCCATACTTAGCAGCTCCACCTTGGGGCCATTGGCTTTTAAAAAGGCGTAGCCGAGCAAAATAGAGCCAGGGTCTACCCCCAAGATGATTTTTGTTTTCTTTGGCACAGTGATTCTGATTAACAAAAAAGGCCAATAGTGCGAACTACTGGCCTTTTTCTATTTGCTTTATTTACTTATTTATCTCTAAAGTAGAGTTTAAGCGGTACTCCGGTAAAATCGAAGCGAGCTCGCAAGCTGTTCTCCAAATACTTTTTGTAAGATTCTGAAACATGCTTAGGGTGATTACAGAAAAATACAAAAGAAGGATAAGCCGTAGGCAATTGGACCATGTACTTGATCGAGATCATGCGGCCCCGATAAGCGGGGGGATGATAAGCAGCCAAGGTTTCTTCCAAAAAGGTATTCAATTTAGAAGTAGAAATCCGTTTACTGCGGTTTTCATGTACCTCAATAGCCACATCAATGGCTTTAAGTACCCGCTGCTTCTCCAAAACAGAGATAAAGACGATGGGCACATCGCTAAAGGGCGCAATGCGCTCGCGGATGTGGTCCTCATATTCTTTGAGGGTATTGGTGCTTTTCTCCACCAAATCCCACTTATTGACAAAGATGACAATTCCTTTGTTGTTCTTGATCGCTAGGCGGAAGATATTGAGGTCTTGCGCCTCAATTCCCTTACTAGCATCTAGCATCAACACACAGATATCAGCAGATTCCAAAGAGCGAATGGCTCTCAAGACCGAGTAAAACTCTAAATCCTCTTTTACCGAGCGCTTACGGCGCAAACCCGCTGTATCAACCAAGATAAATTCTTGTCCAAATTTATTGTAATGCGCATGCACGCTATCACGAGTAGTACCAGCAATATCGGTAACAATAGAGCGCTCTTCATCCAAAAGGAGATTGACAAAAGAAGACTTTCCTGCATTGGGACGTCCCACAATAGCAATATGCGGAAGGCGGTTCTCTTCTTCTGGAATACCCGGAATAATATCCGTCAAAGCATCCAATAAGTCTCCGGTTCCCGCTCCAGAAGTCGAGCTAATAGGATAAAGGTTATCAAATCCCATGGCCCAAAACTCATGAATCATGAGCTGACGCTCACTATTATCTACTTTATTCACAGCCAACAAAACAGGTTTGTTGATCTCTTTGAGCAAGCGGCCCACCTGCGCATCTAGGTCGGTAATTCCCGTTTCTACATCTACCATAAATACTACGACCTGCGCCTCTTCAATGGCCATGCGCACCTGCTGACGGATCGCCGCCGCAAATACATCTTCTCCATCGCCAATAAATCCACCGGTATCTACCAAATGAAAACGCTTGCCGTTCCATTCTGTCGAGCCATATTGTCGGTCACGGGTTACGCCGCTCACATCATCTACAATTGCCTGACGCATCCCCAACATACGGTTAAAAAAGGTCGATTTTCCTACATTGGGCCGCCCTACAATGGCTACCAAATTTTCCATATCTTCTATAATGATTAAGTTCGTCTGAAGTCTGTCGGCCCAAGTTTTCTAGACCAACTGCTGTATAGTTCGCATTCAGCCCACAAAGATAAGCATATTTCACTGACCCGCTTATTTTTAGCTTTTTTTCTTTTTGGGGCCTCCCGCCTTCGGCGGGCGCTACGTTCCGCAGCTCGCTCTTCGCTCGGCCCTTCGCCGCTTTCAGCGGCTTGGTCTGGCCTGACGGCCACTGCTACACATCGCTAGGCCAGGCGCTACGCGCCTCTGCTGCCGCATCGGTTACTCCCTTCGGTCGTCGAACGGCGCCCTAAAGGGCTTGTTGTGGCCAGGCGCTATGCGCCTAAATGGCCGAAAGAATATGGGCTACTTTGGCCAAGCTCGGACTAATTTCAATGTTGTGTTTAGTAGATTGCTCAAAGGGAACTTCAACAACTTGTTTGTGCTGTACCCCTATCATAATTCCTTTTTTGTTTTCCAACAAGGCTTCTACGGCACCAATCCCCATTTGGGCAGCCAGCACACGGTCGGCACAGGTAGGCGTTCCCCCTCGCTGAATATGGCCCAAAACAGTCACTCGGCTTTCTTCATAAGGGACCTTATCTTGCACTTGCTTGGCCAATTCAAAAGCTCCACCAGCATCATCGCCTTCTGCCACAACAATAATACAAGAGTGTTTGTGCTTCTCGTGATATTCTCCAATTTGCTGAATCAACAAAGGGATGTCCGTTTCTACTTCAGGGACCAAAATGGCCTCTGCCCCACCAGCAATACCCGAACGCATGGCAATAAAACCCGCATCTCGGCCCATAACTTCCACAAAAAACAAACGATTGTAGGCCTCTGCCGTATCTCGGATTTTATCAATGGCTTCTAAGGCCGTATTGATAGCCGTATCATAACCCAAAGTATAATCGGTACCATATAAATCATTGTCTATGGTACCAGGAATGCCCACAAAGGGTATTTCGGGATGCTCTTCCATAAAGACCGTAGCCCCCTTAAAAGAACCATCGCCTCCAATGACTACTACCCCATCTACTCCAGCTGCTTGCAATTGTTCAAAGGCTTTTTGGCGACCTTCGGGCGTCATGAATTCGGCAGAGCGGGCAGAGCCCAAAATGGTCCCACCTCTATTGATAATGCCTTGCACCCCTTCACGGTCCAAGGGAACAAAATCTCCCGAAATCATTCCCGCATATCCTCTTCTTATGCCCAGTACCTCTACCTGATTATATATAGCAGCTCGCACCACGGCACGGATGCAAGCATTCATTCCAGGCGAATCGCCTCCAGATGTAAAAACAGCTATTTTTTTCATGCTTTTTGTTTTTTTGGCCCCAAAAAAGGTGGTCAAGCTGCCTAAAATACAGTTTTCTCTTCCCTTTTTCAGTTTTATTTTGATAAATTGCTGAGCTTTTGCCTCGCAAAAAGCCAGAACGACTATTCTTGATGGCCCTTCTTTTTCTTTAAAAAGATGGCATTTTTTTGTGCCCAGGGCCCAACTTAAAATATTTTGACTATGACAGAAAAAGAAAAGCATTCTAAAAACAACCCCAGACAGTGGTCTAAAATTAAGGCGGAGAACTCTTGGACCATGTTCAAGGTCATTGCAGAATTTGTAGATGGCTACGAACGCCTCAACGATATTGGTCCCTGCGTTTCTATTTTTGGCTCGGCTCGCACCAAGCCCGACAACCGCTACTATAAACTAGCTACCGAAATTGCCAAATTGATGGTCAATGAAGGCTATGGTATTATTACAGGTGGTGGCCCCGGTATTATGGAAGCCGCTAACTTGGGCGCCAAGCAAGCAGGTGGTCCTTCTGTAGGACTCAATATTGACCTTCCTTTTGAGCAAGGCCATAACGACTATATCGACAACGACAAGATTTTTAACTTCAAGTACTTCTTCATCCGCAAAGTGATGTTTGTGAAGTATGCGCAAGCCCTTGTAGTGCTTCCTGGTGGTTTTGGTACCATGGACGAACTCTTTGAGGTCCTTACTTTGGTCCAAACCCATAAGAGCTCTCCTGTTCCCATCATTTTGGTAGGTTCTGAGTTCTGGACTGGCCTAAAGGATTGGATCAAAAACGTGATGCTAGAACAAGAGCATAATGTAAGCCCCAAAGATTTGGATCTTATGCCCATTACCGATGATCCCAAAGAGGTGGTCCGCATTATCAATGAGTTTTATGCGCATGAAGACCTCAAGCCTAAATTGAATCTGCTCTAAACGAGCCGAGGAATGACAAATAAAAGTGCCCCCGCTGCCAATGGCAGCGGGGGCACGCTTTTATAAGGTCCAGAGGCGCGCAGCGCCTGGCCACAACAAGCCCTTTAGGGCGCAGTTCGACGACCGAAGGGAGTAACCGATGCGGCAGCAGAGGCGCGCAGCGCCTGGCCTAGCGATGTGCAGCAGTGGCCGAAGGCCAGACCAAGGCGGCTTTGCCGCCGCAGGGCCGAGCGAACAGCGAGCTGCGAAACGTAG
This window contains:
- a CDS encoding DUF4175 family protein → MNQYQTLLHKLDAFIRKYYLNNLIRGSLHSLALISVIWVTFVLLEHYVFTSSVSSMAFRKSLFYSFVALAGLGLSYWVLWPLLQYFRLGKVISHEKAAQIVGQHFTNVQDKLLNVLQLNQQAQAENSALLLAAINQKTVELAPVPFQKAIDLRKNRKYLRFVLPPLFIFFGLLVFSNIVQNSTGRILSNNEEFERQALFGFSPRNLDQKLVQYEDFELLVDIEEKGALPAEVFIEVDNYQFKMEKLSPTQFRYVFPKVQEDLNFRFQANGFSSKSYSMNVLEKPNLLNFQTALDFPAYTGRKDETLDNVGDLVVPAGTKVEWLFSANFTDELALRFAGEERQEAERSGRQDFSFKRQLQADGSYKIYLSNAKLPMGDSLNYSITVIPDLYPQIELEKFADSTDSKVIYFAGSASDDYGLNSLGFHYTIERDGKILRQERDPLPILSDKQTTYRYALNLRNLGLEPGDKLSYYFQVWDNDGVQGSKSSKTSMMVYQMATVEEMKAQEEKNDQAIKSDLEEAMAEMEKLKRAIKEAKENVLQKNELNWQDRREIEKLIQQQKETQEKIQNAQQNFQENKEQQEQYQKPDEELLKKQEMIEKLFEEVMSDEMKELFEKMEEMLDKMDKNEVLEQLENMEMNEEEVKDELDRMLSLFKKMEVEKEMMDAKEELEQLAEEQEELAEETEQKEGEQQSAEEQKELEQKQEEINKKFEEIQDKMDKAKEKNEELDQPMEMENEDLKEQKKETQENLENSSKQLKQKQNKQAAKSQKNASKKMKQMAKEMEDMMGMNQMQQMEQDVKAMRQLLENLVDLSFDQEALIDEVQNTLPNTPKYVKLVQKQYKIKDDFKQVEDSLQALAKRVYQLESFITEKVNDTKKTLNKSIDLLEERQKRPAMVQQQYSMTYINDLALMLSESMDQMQQQMASEMAGEQMCEKPGGQGKPGSDGKGKGEKGSEPNMGGMKEMQKSLQEQLQRLEQMMKNGQSPSSKQFAEMAAKQAAIRKAMEKMKRELQEKGKGGGKELQDIIDQMDKVETDLVNKRLPADINKRQQDILTRMLEHEKAQREREYDDQRRAERPDENLPKNMPPAMEEYLKQREGQVELFRTVSPNLKPYYKKRVEGYFRALR
- a CDS encoding lysylphosphatidylglycerol synthase domain-containing protein; the protein is MGNRFRFLLQTLWANKGLRFLLQLLLFVALAYLLKQQWQRAAAELPPLSWQRFQAEFSLAYFSLALLLLPLNWALEAQKWRVLLGAPMAFYRALKAVFMGLALGVFTPNRIGEHAGRLLYLPKELRAQSLSSSAFGSLAQWIVLVAAGLLALVYRESTQLPIPSWLLAQKYWLYGVLPPLLLLLLGLYFFGPQFWSRWTFLQKYTFLKLNLPKRNLTAVLGLSLLRYSCYILQNVALLYAFGARAPFLLSFTGVQLVFLAQTALPIPASLALLARASLSLHFLAPIAADHILWASFTLWLINIFLPTLIASLLSFFSLNAKPKERNK
- the ruvC gene encoding crossover junction endodeoxyribonuclease RuvC codes for the protein MPKKTKIILGVDPGSILLGYAFLKANGPKVELLSMGVLDMRKMDSQAEKMSFIYSELDRLIQYYEPSTGALEDPFYGKNAQSMLKLGRAQGAVMAVMGNHGLSVTEYSPRSIKKAVTGKGAASKEQVAAMLPHLIKGDFHHDFLDATDAVGVAYCHYLQGSSASKGGKRYKGWGDFLNNNPKRKG